One window of the Magnolia sinica isolate HGM2019 chromosome 19, MsV1, whole genome shotgun sequence genome contains the following:
- the LOC131235368 gene encoding dirigent protein 22-like codes for MAGFLSIIIFLLFIIVASAENQPSSEVLGPPFGFGKEKMSHLRFFFHDILSGPNPTAVRVADAPSTNKSPTLFGAVAMIDDPLTEGPDPKSKLVGRAQGLYASASQEEAGLLMVMNFAFVEGKYNGSTLSILGRNTVFSKVREMPVVGGSGLFRFARGYAEARTHTFNLTSGDAIVEYNVYAIHY; via the coding sequence ATGGCAGGCTTTCTTTCCATTATCATCTTCCTTTTATTCATCATTGTCGCCTCCGCAGAGAACCAACCTTCATCTGAAGTCCTGGGGCCTCCATTTGGGTTTGGGAAAGAGAAGATGAGCCACCTACGCTTCTTCTTCCACGACATCCTTAGCGGTCCAAATCCAACTGCAGTGCGAGTGGCTGATGCCCCGTCCACGAACAAATCACCTACGCTATTTGGTGCTGTGGCGATGATTGATGACCCATTGACGGAAGGACCGGACCCGAAGTCGAAGCTTGTAGGAAGAGCTCAGGGACTCTATGCATCTGCATCGCAGGAGGAGGCTGGTTTGTTAATGGTGATGAATTTCGCATTCGTTGAAGGGAAGTATAATGGGAGCACACTCAGTATACTTGGGAGGAACACGGTTTTCTCGAAGGTGAGAGAGATGCCAGTGGTGGGAGGGAGTGGGCTTTTTCGCTTCGCCCGTGGATACGCTGAGGCTCGCACCCACACCTTTAATCTTACCTCCGGAGATGCTATTGTAGAGTATAACGTCTATGCAATCCATTACTga